One part of the Phragmites australis chromosome 3, lpPhrAust1.1, whole genome shotgun sequence genome encodes these proteins:
- the LOC133911614 gene encoding heavy metal-associated isoprenylated plant protein 6-like, whose translation MGTGKGGEEDAAQPVVLKMELHCAGCAQKVKKAIKHFPGVESVVADAAANRVVVAGTADAAALKTRIEAKTKKAVEIVSAGSAPKRAAAEPKDGGAGEKKADKDGGAGEKKGDKGANPKEEKEKKQPPEEKKPKEETVLLKIRLHCDGCADRIRRRIYKIKGVKDVVLDGNAKDEVKVTGTMDVPAMLAYLKEKLNRAVEAVAPGKKEGSGEGKDDRKDKDGDGDKNKNAAAGGDGKKDKGKGIDAAGPSTAAAAAFIAPAPAEASTYHVTPPYGYVAYPQGPVPTGYSYPYYGSADGMGHANPSAATDYHQVQHHHPDASQHQPYAPYPYRFDMAPAPQLFSDENPNACSVM comes from the exons ATGGGAACAGGAAAGGGCGGCGAGGAGGATGCCGCGCAGCCCGTCGTGCTGAAGATGGAGCTGCATTGCGCAGGCTGCGCGCAGAAGGTCAAGAAGGCCATCAAGCACTTCCCCG GTGTGGAGTCAGTCGTGGCGGACGCGGCAGCGAATAGGGTCGTCGTGGCGGGGACGGCCGACGCGGCCGCGCTCAAGACGCGGATCGAGGCCAAGACCAAGAAGGCCGTCGAGATCGTCTCCGCCGGCAGCGCCCCCAAGAGGGCGGCCGCAGAGCCTAAGGACGGCGGCGCCGGGGAGAAGAAGGCCGACAAGGACGGCGGCGCTGGCGAGAAGAAGGGGGACAAGGGCGCAAATcccaaggaggagaaggagaagaagcaaccgccggaggagaagaaacCCAAAGAG GAGACCGTGCTGCTCAAGATCCGCCTCCACTGCGACGGCTGCGCCGACCGCATCAGGCGACGCATCTACAAAATCAAAG GGGTGAAGGATGTGGTGCTCGACGGCAATGCCAAGGACGAGGTGAAGGTCACGGGCACGATGGACGTCCCCGCCATGCTGGCCTACCTCAAGGAGAAGCTCAACCGCGCCGTGGAGGCCGTGGCGCCCGGCAAGAAAGAGGGCAGCGGCGAGGGCAAGGACGACAGGAAGGACAAAGACGGCGATGGCGACAAGAACAAGAACGCTGCCGCGGGCGGCGACGGCAAGAAGGACAAGGGCAAAGGCATTGACGCCGCGGGCCCgtccacggccgccgccgctgcgttCATCGCTCCGGCGCCGGCCGAGGCGAGCACGTACCACGTGACGCCGCCATACGGCTACGTCGCGTACCCACAGGGCCCCGTCCCCACCGGCTACTCCTACCCCTACTACGGCAGTGCCGATGGCATGGGTCACGCCAACCCCAGCGCCGCCACCGACTACCACCAGGTCCAACACCACCACCCCGACGCCAGCCAGCACCAGCCGTACGCGCCGTACCCATACCGCTTCGAcatggcgccggcgccgcagcTCTTCAGCGACGAGAACCCGAACGCCTGCTCCGTCATGTGA